The Rhizobium sp. WSM4643 genome window below encodes:
- a CDS encoding NAD(P)-dependent oxidoreductase, with protein MPNFAIIGSGAMGSAVAKRLIDHGSTVLTYLEGRSERTIARAKVAGMVPVGRQELTKAELILSIVPPAEAIKVAEFVADISSAMSAPPPFVDLNAIAPKTMRALAARFEGSGVEVLDGAIIGGPPVPGKSGPTIYISGDTAGRSRPLEDCGLRIRRLDGPLGAASALKMCYAGINKGFIGLGAAMLLAASRSGAAESLKAELSESLPDVDRKLSRSIPDMYPKAYRWVAEMQEIADFLGEDDPAATIFRGMADVFSRMAGDVEGSRVLVGQLDEILARPDFDR; from the coding sequence ATGCCGAATTTTGCGATTATCGGATCGGGTGCGATGGGAAGTGCCGTTGCCAAACGACTGATCGACCACGGCTCCACGGTGCTGACTTACCTCGAGGGCAGAAGCGAGCGGACGATAGCGCGGGCAAAGGTAGCCGGCATGGTGCCTGTCGGCCGCCAGGAGCTGACGAAGGCCGAGTTGATCCTGTCGATCGTTCCACCGGCGGAGGCGATCAAGGTCGCCGAATTCGTCGCGGACATATCATCCGCCATGTCGGCGCCGCCGCCTTTCGTCGACCTCAACGCGATTGCGCCGAAAACGATGCGGGCGTTGGCAGCACGCTTCGAAGGCAGCGGCGTGGAGGTGCTTGACGGTGCCATCATCGGCGGGCCGCCGGTCCCCGGCAAATCAGGTCCGACCATCTATATCAGCGGCGATACCGCGGGGCGAAGCCGGCCGCTCGAGGATTGCGGCCTCAGGATCCGCAGGCTCGACGGACCGCTCGGCGCCGCCTCGGCACTGAAGATGTGTTATGCCGGCATCAACAAGGGATTTATCGGCCTTGGCGCCGCCATGCTGCTTGCCGCATCGCGTTCCGGTGCTGCCGAAAGCCTGAAAGCCGAGCTCTCCGAAAGCCTTCCCGACGTCGACCGCAAGCTGTCGAGATCCATACCTGACATGTATCCGAAAGCCTATCGGTGGGTTGCCGAAATGCAGGAGATCGCCGATTTCCTCGGCGAGGATGATCCGGCCGCGACCATCTTCCGCGGCATGGCGGACGTTTTCTCCAGGATGGCCGGAGACGTGGAGGGCAGCCGCGTGCTCGTCGGGCAGTTGGACGAAATCCTCGCGCGCCCCGACTTCGATCGCTGA
- a CDS encoding phosphatidate cytidylyltransferase: protein MTSMFSLVLAAILGLLAVASSIGFILQRRATEPGSVATVHNLNARIRSWWIMVAVFGGAILFGETSTVTLFAFLSFMALREFWTLTPSRRGDHVALFLSFFVVLPIHYVLLGTEWYGLFSIFIPVYAFLILPAVATLTGDVNEFLARSARVQWGLMLTVYSISHAPALLMLETGTPPALLLVYLVVVVQLSDVFQYVWGKLLGKHRFSPNISPSKTIEGLVGGGASAILVGTLLYRLTPFSPLQAAAISTVIVVAGFFGGFVLSAIKRDLNAKDWGYVIEGHGGVLDRLDSITFAAPLFFHIIRYWFTV, encoded by the coding sequence ATGACCAGTATGTTCTCTCTCGTGCTGGCCGCTATCCTCGGCCTGCTAGCCGTCGCCTCCTCCATCGGTTTCATCCTTCAGCGACGCGCGACGGAGCCCGGCTCCGTCGCCACCGTCCATAATCTGAACGCCCGCATCCGCTCCTGGTGGATCATGGTCGCAGTCTTTGGCGGCGCGATCCTGTTCGGCGAAACGTCGACGGTCACGCTGTTCGCATTTCTATCCTTCATGGCGCTTCGCGAATTCTGGACGCTGACGCCATCGCGACGCGGCGATCATGTGGCGCTTTTCCTGTCGTTCTTCGTGGTCCTGCCGATCCATTACGTGTTGCTCGGAACCGAGTGGTACGGCCTCTTTTCCATCTTCATCCCGGTCTATGCCTTCCTGATCCTGCCGGCGGTGGCGACCCTGACCGGCGACGTCAACGAATTCCTCGCCCGCAGCGCAAGGGTGCAATGGGGATTGATGCTGACGGTCTATTCGATCAGCCATGCTCCCGCCCTCCTCATGCTGGAGACCGGTACCCCGCCGGCACTTCTTCTCGTCTATCTGGTCGTGGTCGTGCAACTCAGCGACGTCTTCCAATATGTCTGGGGCAAGCTCCTCGGAAAGCACCGGTTCTCGCCGAACATCAGCCCGTCGAAGACGATCGAAGGGCTGGTCGGAGGCGGCGCCTCGGCCATCCTCGTGGGAACACTGCTATATCGCCTGACGCCGTTCTCGCCGCTGCAGGCAGCTGCCATCAGCACGGTCATCGTCGTCGCCGGCTTCTTCGGTGGTTTCGTGCTCTCCGCCATCAAGCGCGATCTCAATGCCAAGGACTGGGGCTATGTGATCGAGGGTCACGGCGGCGTGCTCGACCGTCTGGATTCCATCACCTTCGCAGCGCCGCTGTTCTTTCATATCATCCGCTATTGGTTCACCGTGTAG
- a CDS encoding universal stress protein codes for MYRTIICGIGMGSRETASRLLRRAAALVDEGGSIVVMHVIENIPRRHLTELPEEFETTAIVDAEKKLASLCKEMGIPATIEVRVGVAASLLVSVAREKSADLILLSSHVTDITDYVFSSIVDKVMRHAGCSVLIDRRPDPTHQGSAPQVEDAALL; via the coding sequence ATGTATCGGACGATCATCTGCGGCATCGGCATGGGTTCCAGGGAAACGGCAAGCCGCCTTCTGCGCCGGGCTGCTGCGCTGGTGGACGAAGGTGGAAGCATCGTCGTCATGCACGTCATCGAGAATATCCCGCGCCGTCACCTGACGGAGCTTCCCGAGGAATTCGAAACGACCGCCATCGTCGACGCAGAAAAGAAACTTGCATCGCTCTGCAAGGAGATGGGAATTCCGGCGACGATCGAGGTGCGCGTCGGCGTTGCCGCCTCCCTGCTCGTCTCCGTCGCAAGGGAGAAGTCGGCCGATCTCATCCTGCTTTCATCCCATGTGACGGATATTACCGACTACGTCTTCTCCTCGATCGTCGACAAGGTCATGCGCCACGCCGGGTGCTCGGTTCTCATCGACCGGCGACCCGATCCCACGCATCAAGGCTCGGCGCCTCAAGTGGAAGACGCGGCGTTGCTCTAG
- a CDS encoding ABC transporter permease, protein MHRYKFVLMRPLQFLPVIFGISVITFILVRLIPGDPARNILGTRATPAAIASIRAQYGLDQPMWLQYVYFLKNLANGEMGKSILYKIDVLKLIVTRIEPTLALVVSSVVLSVLIAVPMAAIAARNAGRAPDHAVRIVSTFGIGFPPFWLGLMLIILFSVELGVLPVSGYGATIGEKLSHLVLPSLTVALSLSTVLTRSLRAAMIEQLKSDVATAARARGMPEGIVFWRHVLPNSLVPTINLLAVNIGWLIGGTVVVESVFALPGMGQLLVRAIFSRDYMVVQGVAMVFACATVLINFIADIVTVAVDPRVKL, encoded by the coding sequence ATGCATCGCTATAAATTCGTTCTGATGCGACCGCTGCAGTTCCTGCCCGTCATCTTCGGCATCAGCGTCATTACTTTCATTCTGGTCCGGCTGATCCCCGGCGATCCGGCGCGCAACATCCTCGGCACGCGCGCGACTCCGGCAGCCATTGCCAGCATCCGCGCCCAGTACGGCCTCGACCAGCCGATGTGGCTGCAATATGTCTATTTCCTCAAGAATCTCGCCAATGGCGAGATGGGCAAGTCGATCCTTTACAAGATCGACGTGCTGAAGCTGATCGTCACCCGTATCGAGCCGACGCTTGCGCTCGTGGTCTCCAGCGTCGTGCTTTCGGTCCTGATCGCCGTGCCGATGGCGGCGATTGCCGCACGCAATGCCGGCCGGGCGCCGGATCATGCAGTGCGCATCGTCTCGACCTTCGGCATCGGCTTTCCGCCCTTCTGGCTGGGGTTGATGCTGATCATCCTCTTCAGCGTCGAACTCGGTGTGCTGCCGGTTTCGGGCTATGGTGCAACGATCGGCGAAAAGCTGTCGCATCTCGTGCTGCCGAGCCTGACGGTCGCGCTGTCGCTCTCGACCGTGCTGACGCGCAGCCTGCGGGCTGCGATGATCGAGCAGCTGAAATCGGATGTCGCAACGGCGGCGCGCGCCCGCGGCATGCCGGAAGGGATCGTCTTCTGGAGGCATGTTCTGCCGAATTCGCTGGTGCCGACGATCAATCTGCTTGCCGTTAATATCGGCTGGCTGATCGGCGGCACCGTGGTGGTCGAGAGCGTCTTTGCGCTGCCCGGCATGGGACAGTTGCTCGTCAGGGCAATCTTCTCGCGCGACTACATGGTGGTGCAGGGCGTCGCCATGGTCTTTGCCTGCGCCACCGTGCTCATCAATTTCATCGCCGACATCGTCACTGTCGCCGTCGATCCGAGGGTGAAGCTATGA
- a CDS encoding type II toxin-antitoxin system ParD family antitoxin has protein sequence MARNTSISLGEHFTTFIDTQVQAGRYGSATDVVRAGLRLLEEHEAKVKALQDALIEGEESGPATPFDFDAFNARKRAAFKAK, from the coding sequence ATGGCCAGAAATACGTCCATATCGCTCGGCGAGCATTTCACCACCTTCATCGATACGCAAGTTCAGGCTGGCCGCTATGGTTCAGCCACTGACGTTGTTCGGGCCGGCCTTCGCCTCCTTGAAGAACACGAAGCCAAAGTGAAGGCATTACAGGATGCCTTGATTGAAGGCGAGGAATCCGGCCCTGCCACGCCCTTTGATTTCGATGCGTTCAACGCTCGCAAACGGGCGGCGTTCAAGGCGAAATGA
- the yghU gene encoding glutathione-dependent disulfide-bond oxidoreductase, producing MSGSSEYTPPKVWAWNKANGGQFASINRPIAGPTHDKELPIGRHPLQLYSLGTPNGQKVTILLEELLALGHSGAEYDAWLIKIGDGDQFGSGFVAVNPNSKIPALMDRSGAKPIRVFESGAILTYLAEKFGAFLPTEPAARAECLSWLFWQMGSAPYLGGGFGHFYAYAPTKIEYAIDRFAMEVKRQLDVLDRRLAESEYVAGSQYTIADIAIWPWYGGLVKGWTYGAAEFLQVEEYKNVLRWADTIHSRPAVQRGRMVNRLSGEPSSQLHERHDASDFDTRTQDKLAAAE from the coding sequence ATGAGCGGTTCTTCCGAATATACACCCCCGAAAGTCTGGGCCTGGAACAAGGCGAATGGCGGCCAGTTCGCCAGCATCAATCGCCCGATCGCGGGACCGACGCACGACAAGGAGCTTCCGATCGGCCGGCATCCATTGCAGCTCTATTCGCTCGGCACCCCGAACGGCCAGAAGGTCACCATCCTGCTCGAGGAACTGCTGGCGCTTGGCCATAGCGGTGCCGAATACGATGCATGGCTGATCAAGATCGGCGATGGCGATCAGTTCGGAAGCGGCTTCGTCGCGGTCAATCCCAACTCCAAGATCCCGGCGCTGATGGACCGCAGCGGGGCAAAACCGATCCGTGTCTTCGAATCCGGCGCTATCCTCACCTATCTCGCCGAAAAATTCGGTGCCTTCCTGCCGACAGAGCCGGCCGCCCGCGCCGAGTGCCTGTCCTGGTTGTTCTGGCAGATGGGAAGCGCGCCTTATCTCGGCGGCGGCTTCGGTCATTTCTACGCCTATGCGCCGACGAAGATCGAATATGCGATCGACCGCTTCGCCATGGAAGTGAAGCGTCAGCTCGACGTGCTCGATCGCCGCCTTGCCGAAAGCGAATATGTGGCCGGCAGTCAATATACGATCGCCGATATTGCCATCTGGCCCTGGTACGGCGGCCTCGTGAAGGGCTGGACCTACGGTGCAGCCGAATTCCTGCAGGTCGAAGAGTACAAGAACGTTCTGCGCTGGGCCGACACCATCCACAGCAGGCCGGCCGTGCAACGCGGCCGGATGGTCAACCGGCTTTCCGGCGAGCCATCGAGCCAGTTGCACGAGCGCCATGACGCCAGCGACTTCGACACCAGGACGCAGGACAAGCTCGCGGCCGCCGAGTAA
- a CDS encoding chaperone modulator CbpM, producing MDDLEFRLYLKIDIVQLDLWVEEGWLIPETSGGQRQFRDADVARARLILDLMGNMGVNEAGVDVIMDLVDQLHGLRGTMGKLMTAISMQERDVQRRLFDSLEEIDRF from the coding sequence ATGGATGATCTCGAATTCCGTCTTTACTTGAAAATCGATATCGTCCAGCTCGACCTCTGGGTCGAAGAGGGTTGGCTGATCCCGGAGACGTCAGGCGGCCAACGGCAATTTCGGGACGCCGATGTCGCACGCGCCCGGTTGATCCTGGATCTCATGGGAAACATGGGTGTCAACGAAGCCGGCGTCGATGTCATCATGGACCTGGTCGACCAGTTGCACGGCCTGCGGGGCACGATGGGCAAGCTGATGACCGCCATCAGCATGCAGGAGCGGGATGTTCAGCGCCGGCTGTTCGATAGCCTCGAGGAGATCGACCGGTTTTAG
- a CDS encoding dipeptide ABC transporter ATP-binding protein, which produces MSGSVLSVRDLTVRAHVDSGPRTLLDAVSLDLGKGEILGLVGESGSGKSLFCRSLVRLLPSSLLKIEGGSVLLEGRDLMRIDDSEMLKVRGGEIGMVFQNPTSHLDPVMRIGDQIAEGIRYHQGLGAREARTAATEILAQVGFPDPKRQYDNYPHEFSGGMRQRAMIGVALSCNPKILIADEPTTALDVTIQAQILRLLIDIRDRRGLSIILITHDLGIVAQTCDRIAVLRGGKLLEEGPKRTILARPQHPYTINLINSHPSLPGAISALLPEIAEASNPARPLLEIDDLHVRFRAGGALLRGGAKTVSAVAGVSLQIMAGETVGIVGESGSGKSTLARAVLGLTPLSSGHVTFDGVDLALQKSAGLAKLRRETAMVFQDPYNALNPRLTIGQMLAEVLKVQGKVARADIPTRIGELLDLVGLEREFAGRKPRSMSGGQCQRAGIARALAVDPKMIIADECVAALDVTIQAQIIELFRELTAKMNLTLIFIAHDLATVRNLCERVVVMYRGEIVEEGHSEEVFARPKHPYTAALIAAIPDIDPDKRLLPDAVGKDDPHSMPIQSIKRMP; this is translated from the coding sequence ATGAGCGGCTCGGTGCTGTCCGTCCGTGATCTCACCGTCAGGGCACATGTCGATTCCGGCCCGCGCACGCTGCTCGATGCGGTCTCGCTCGACCTCGGCAAGGGCGAGATTCTCGGACTCGTCGGCGAGAGCGGCTCGGGCAAGAGCCTGTTTTGCCGTTCCCTGGTGCGCCTGCTGCCCTCCTCGCTGCTGAAGATCGAAGGCGGTAGCGTGCTGCTCGAAGGGCGTGACCTCATGCGGATCGACGATAGCGAGATGCTGAAGGTGCGCGGCGGCGAGATCGGCATGGTCTTCCAGAACCCGACCAGCCATCTTGACCCGGTGATGCGGATCGGCGATCAGATCGCCGAGGGCATCCGCTATCACCAGGGCCTCGGCGCCCGCGAGGCCCGCACTGCGGCGACGGAAATCCTGGCGCAGGTCGGCTTCCCCGATCCGAAGCGCCAGTACGACAATTATCCGCACGAATTTTCCGGCGGCATGCGGCAGCGGGCAATGATCGGCGTGGCGCTGTCCTGCAATCCGAAGATCCTGATCGCCGACGAGCCGACCACGGCGCTCGACGTGACTATCCAGGCGCAGATCCTGCGGCTGTTGATTGACATTCGCGATCGGCGTGGCCTGTCGATCATTCTGATCACCCACGATCTCGGTATCGTCGCCCAGACCTGCGACCGCATCGCCGTGCTGCGCGGCGGCAAACTGCTCGAAGAGGGGCCGAAGCGGACGATCCTGGCGCGGCCGCAGCATCCCTATACGATCAACCTGATCAACAGCCACCCTTCCCTGCCGGGCGCAATATCAGCGCTGTTGCCCGAGATTGCCGAAGCCAGCAACCCGGCGAGACCGTTGCTCGAAATCGACGATCTCCATGTGCGCTTCAGAGCCGGCGGCGCCCTGCTTAGGGGCGGTGCCAAGACGGTCAGCGCCGTTGCCGGCGTCAGCCTGCAGATCATGGCGGGCGAGACGGTCGGCATCGTCGGCGAATCCGGCAGCGGCAAGAGCACGCTTGCCCGCGCCGTGCTCGGCCTCACGCCGCTTTCCTCGGGCCACGTCACCTTCGACGGCGTCGATCTGGCGCTGCAGAAAAGCGCTGGCCTGGCAAAGCTCAGGCGCGAGACGGCGATGGTGTTTCAAGACCCCTATAATGCGCTCAATCCACGGCTGACGATCGGCCAGATGCTGGCCGAGGTGCTGAAGGTGCAGGGCAAGGTCGCCAGGGCCGATATCCCGACTCGGATCGGCGAACTGCTCGATCTCGTCGGTCTCGAACGCGAATTCGCCGGCCGCAAACCGCGCAGCATGAGTGGCGGCCAGTGCCAGCGCGCCGGCATTGCCCGGGCGCTGGCCGTCGATCCGAAGATGATCATCGCCGACGAATGCGTGGCGGCCCTCGATGTCACTATCCAGGCGCAGATCATCGAGCTTTTCCGCGAGCTCACGGCGAAGATGAACCTCACGCTGATCTTCATCGCCCATGATCTCGCAACCGTCCGCAATCTTTGCGAACGCGTCGTCGTGATGTATCGCGGCGAGATCGTCGAGGAAGGCCATTCCGAAGAAGTCTTCGCGCGCCCGAAGCACCCCTATACGGCGGCGCTGATCGCCGCCATTCCCGACATCGATCCTGACAAGCGGCTGCTTCCAGACGCCGTCGGCAAGGACGATCCGCATTCGATGCCGATTCAATCAATCAAACGCATGCCATAA
- a CDS encoding ABC transporter substrate-binding protein, which translates to MTNRWKSIGLAALLAGLTLSASYAEAAGVLTIGRREDSTTFDPIKTAQNIDNWVFSNVYDVLIRVDKTGTKLEPGLAESWTVSDDGLTYTFKIRDAKFSDGSPLTAEDAAYSLLRIRDDAASLWSDSYKVIDTAVATDAHTLTIKLKNQSAPFLSTLALPNASVISKKGMESLGADAYGEKPIASGAFVVEEWRRGDRVILKKNPNFWQADRVKLDGVEWISVPDDNTRMLNVQAGELDTAIFVPFSRVEELKKDPNLNVDIDASTREDHLLINHAHGALGKKEVRQALDLAIDKKAIVDTVTFGQGTVANSYIPKGALYYYADNLQRPYNPEKAKELLTAAGASDLTLNYLVRAGDEVDEQTAVLVQQQLQKAGITANLQKVDPSQEWDMTVAGDYDISVNYWTNDILDPDQKTTFVLGHDSNNNYSTNYKNEAVKELVAKARLELDPKKREAMYVDLQKMAKDDVNWIDLYYSPYINVSRKNIENFYQNPLGRFFLEDTVKN; encoded by the coding sequence ATGACAAACAGGTGGAAATCAATCGGGCTTGCAGCCTTGCTCGCCGGTCTGACGCTCAGCGCAAGCTATGCCGAGGCCGCCGGTGTGCTCACCATCGGCCGCCGCGAGGATTCGACGACATTCGATCCGATCAAGACCGCGCAGAACATCGACAACTGGGTGTTCTCCAACGTCTACGACGTGCTGATCCGCGTCGACAAGACAGGCACGAAACTGGAGCCGGGCCTTGCCGAAAGCTGGACCGTCTCGGATGACGGACTGACCTACACGTTCAAGATCCGCGACGCAAAATTCTCGGACGGTTCGCCACTGACGGCGGAAGACGCGGCCTACAGCCTGCTGCGCATCCGCGATGACGCTGCCTCGCTCTGGAGCGATTCCTATAAGGTGATCGACACGGCCGTGGCGACCGACGCGCACACGCTGACGATCAAGCTCAAGAACCAGTCCGCGCCGTTCCTGTCGACGCTGGCGCTGCCGAATGCCTCGGTCATCTCCAAGAAAGGCATGGAATCGCTGGGCGCCGATGCCTATGGCGAAAAGCCGATCGCATCCGGCGCCTTCGTGGTCGAGGAATGGCGGCGCGGCGACCGCGTCATTCTCAAGAAGAACCCGAACTTCTGGCAGGCCGACCGCGTCAAGCTCGACGGTGTCGAGTGGATCTCGGTGCCTGACGACAACACCCGCATGCTGAACGTTCAGGCCGGCGAGCTGGATACGGCGATCTTCGTTCCCTTTTCTCGCGTCGAGGAGTTGAAGAAGGATCCGAACCTCAACGTCGATATCGACGCTTCGACCCGCGAGGATCATCTTCTGATCAACCATGCTCATGGCGCGCTCGGCAAGAAGGAAGTCCGCCAGGCGCTGGATCTCGCAATCGACAAGAAGGCGATCGTCGATACCGTCACCTTCGGCCAGGGCACGGTCGCCAATTCCTATATTCCGAAGGGCGCGCTCTATTATTATGCCGACAATCTGCAGCGGCCTTATAATCCCGAAAAGGCAAAGGAGTTGCTGACGGCCGCCGGCGCCTCCGACCTGACGCTGAACTATCTGGTGCGCGCCGGCGACGAAGTCGACGAACAGACGGCTGTGCTCGTCCAGCAGCAGCTGCAGAAGGCCGGCATCACCGCCAATCTGCAGAAGGTCGACCCGAGCCAGGAATGGGACATGACGGTCGCCGGCGACTACGATATCTCGGTCAATTACTGGACCAACGACATTCTCGATCCGGATCAGAAGACCACCTTTGTCCTCGGCCACGATTCCAACAACAACTATTCGACCAATTACAAGAACGAGGCGGTGAAGGAACTGGTGGCCAAGGCGCGCCTCGAGCTCGACCCGAAAAAGCGCGAAGCGATGTATGTCGATCTGCAGAAGATGGCCAAGGACGACGTCAACTGGATCGACCTCTATTACAGCCCCTATATCAACGTCTCGCGCAAAAATATCGAGAACTTCTACCAGAACCCGCTCGGCCGCTTCTTCCTGGAAGACACGGTCAAGAACTGA
- a CDS encoding type II toxin-antitoxin system RelE/ParE family toxin, with amino-acid sequence MTDIIFSPAAQTDIDKIWDYTATSWNVDQAERYIQDIRDACQDLAEGTRMSRPSDIRKGYRKVSVGSHFLYFQSNDAGQIIIVRILHQRMDVAKHL; translated from the coding sequence ATGACCGACATCATATTTTCTCCCGCTGCACAAACCGATATTGACAAGATTTGGGATTACACAGCGACGAGTTGGAATGTCGATCAGGCAGAGCGTTATATTCAGGACATAAGAGACGCCTGTCAGGATCTGGCGGAGGGAACACGGATGAGCCGCCCCTCAGATATTCGGAAAGGGTACAGAAAGGTCTCCGTTGGCTCTCATTTTCTGTATTTCCAAAGCAATGATGCGGGCCAGATCATCATCGTGCGCATCCTTCATCAACGAATGGACGTAGCCAAGCACCTGTAA
- a CDS encoding J domain-containing protein, translating into MSQDPYELLGVKRDATQKDIQSAFRKLAKKLHPDLNPGDKKAEAQFKEISTAYEILSDEEKRGRFDRGEIDITGAERAQRNYYRDYASKSGPGDPYHNSAGFADFGDADDIFANFFSRRTGGGQARSRGRDSHFSMEVGFLDAVNGTRTEIKLPEGLALDVQIPPGTRDGQTLRLRGKGEPGFGGGPAGDALIDIRVRPHRFFTRDGDDIRLELPISLGEAVLGGKVRVPTPSGPVNLTLPPHSNTGKVLRLKGKGVAKRGGEHGDVYISLKIVLPDAPDERLKSFIEEWATANPYDPRKNMEA; encoded by the coding sequence ATGAGCCAGGATCCATATGAGCTTCTGGGCGTAAAGCGGGATGCGACGCAAAAGGACATTCAAAGCGCGTTCCGCAAGCTCGCCAAGAAACTTCACCCCGACCTCAACCCCGGCGACAAAAAAGCCGAGGCACAGTTCAAGGAAATTTCAACCGCCTACGAGATCTTGAGCGACGAGGAAAAACGCGGACGCTTCGATCGCGGCGAGATCGATATAACAGGTGCCGAGCGGGCGCAGCGCAATTATTACCGTGACTATGCCTCGAAGAGCGGCCCTGGCGACCCCTATCACAACAGCGCAGGCTTTGCCGATTTCGGTGATGCCGACGATATCTTTGCCAATTTCTTTTCGCGACGTACCGGCGGCGGCCAGGCCCGCAGTCGTGGCCGGGACAGCCATTTCTCGATGGAAGTCGGCTTTCTCGACGCCGTCAACGGCACCAGGACTGAGATCAAGCTGCCGGAGGGCCTAGCGCTCGATGTACAGATCCCGCCGGGAACGCGCGACGGCCAGACTTTGCGGCTGCGCGGCAAGGGCGAGCCGGGCTTCGGCGGCGGGCCGGCGGGCGATGCCCTCATCGACATCCGTGTGCGGCCGCACCGCTTCTTCACGCGCGACGGCGACGACATCCGGCTCGAACTGCCGATCTCGCTCGGCGAGGCCGTGCTCGGCGGCAAGGTTCGTGTGCCGACGCCGTCAGGACCTGTCAATCTGACGCTGCCGCCTCATTCCAACACCGGCAAGGTGCTGCGTCTCAAGGGCAAGGGTGTTGCAAAACGCGGCGGCGAACATGGCGACGTCTACATCTCCCTGAAGATCGTGCTGCCCGATGCCCCGGATGAACGACTGAAGTCCTTCATCGAGGAATGGGCGACGGCTAACCCATACGATCCGAGAAAGAACATGGAGGCCTGA
- a CDS encoding ABC transporter permease encodes MSIEAIAPASLGWRRFFGRRPMLVLSAGLLLFFVLLAIGAPIVAPYDPIMQNAEVRLQAPSLLHPFGTDNFGRDILSRVIWGARLDLQMALIGVIFPFVIGTTVGTIAGFFGGIVDALFMRLVDIILAFPFLVLMLSIIAILGPGLGSFYIAMALVGWVSYARLIRAQMLVLKGSDYAVAAVSLGFSRPRIMFRHLLPNAIAGSVVFSMSDATLVLLSGAAVSYLGLGVQPPIAEWGVMVAEGQSFITTAWWITLFPGLSIVCLAFGFSMLGDALGELLGVHE; translated from the coding sequence ATGAGCATCGAGGCGATCGCCCCGGCATCTCTTGGCTGGCGCCGGTTCTTCGGCCGGCGGCCGATGCTTGTTCTCAGTGCCGGCCTGCTGCTGTTCTTCGTCCTGCTGGCGATCGGCGCACCCATTGTCGCGCCTTACGACCCGATCATGCAGAACGCCGAGGTGCGCCTGCAGGCGCCTTCGCTGTTGCATCCCTTCGGCACCGACAATTTCGGCCGCGATATCCTTTCCCGCGTCATCTGGGGCGCCCGCCTCGACCTGCAGATGGCGCTGATCGGCGTCATCTTCCCCTTCGTGATCGGCACGACGGTCGGCACGATCGCCGGCTTTTTCGGCGGCATCGTCGATGCGCTGTTCATGCGCCTCGTCGATATCATCCTCGCCTTCCCCTTCCTCGTGCTGATGCTGTCGATCATCGCGATCCTCGGCCCGGGCCTCGGCAGCTTCTACATTGCCATGGCGCTGGTCGGCTGGGTCTCCTATGCGCGGCTGATCCGGGCGCAGATGCTGGTGCTGAAGGGCAGCGACTATGCCGTTGCCGCCGTCAGCCTCGGCTTCAGCCGCCCGCGCATCATGTTCCGCCACCTGCTGCCGAACGCGATCGCCGGCTCGGTCGTCTTTTCGATGTCCGACGCGACGCTGGTGCTGCTCAGCGGCGCTGCCGTCAGCTATCTCGGCCTCGGCGTCCAGCCGCCGATCGCCGAATGGGGCGTCATGGTCGCGGAAGGACAGAGCTTCATCACCACGGCATGGTGGATCACGTTGTTTCCCGGCCTCTCCATCGTCTGCCTCGCCTTCGGCTTCAGCATGCTGGGCGACGCGCTCGGCGAACTGCTGGGGGTGCATGAATGA